The Candidatus Methylacidiphilales bacterium genomic sequence CTATAAGTATGGCAAGATCTATAAGCTTAAGGTGAATGTCGATAAGGGCTGTAAGTTCATCCACAAGATCGTCACTGACATGGCCAATTCTAACGACAGCCAGCACTTCGGCGGACTTCGACCCGGCCAACACCACCGGGATGTCAATGCAGACAGGGCTATGCGTCCGATGAGCGTCATGCCTTGCAAAAAGGCGAACGGTTACCGACAACAGATTCAGCGCAAAGTCCAGAGGAACAAGCCATTGTCCGAGGCACAACAGGAGCGCAAT encodes the following:
- a CDS encoding transposase, producing YKYGKIYKLKVNVDKGCKFIHKIVTDMANSNDSQHFGGLRPGQHHRDVNADRAMRPMSVMPCKKANGYRQQIQRKVQRNKPLSEAQQERNDPTAKTRAQVEHAFA